From bacterium, a single genomic window includes:
- the gatB gene encoding Asp-tRNA(Asn)/Glu-tRNA(Gln) amidotransferase subunit GatB — protein MDYEVIIGLEVHAQLNTNSKLFCHCPTQFGAIPNSQVCPVCLGLPGALPVLNEKVLIYALKAALALNCKIPEISRFSRKNYFYPDLPKAYQISQYDQPLAKDGYLEVLGENNLIKKVGINRIQIEEDAGKLIHSEEEESSLVDYNRCGVPLIEIVSEPEIKSIQETYEYLLNLKNILEYLEICDCNMEEGSLRCDANVSIRRKGENKFGTKTEIKNMNSFKGVQKALEYEVNRQTRLINEGKEVSQETRLWDADKQITLPMRNKEESSDYRYFPEPDLSPLVIKGELKNKVLVALPELPLPRYRRFIEEYKIPEYDAHLLVRDKKLADYYEEGVKFYPKPKVVSNWIISELLGILSKKKETLSQIKITPLQLAEMLKLIDQGVISGKIAKDLLVLMDESGKDPGVIVKERELEQIRDEELIDKVLEKVIKENFKVVEEFKKGKDKVLGFLVGQVMKETKGKANPEIVNQILLKRLRS, from the coding sequence ATGGACTATGAAGTAATTATTGGATTAGAGGTTCATGCTCAATTAAACACCAATTCTAAATTATTTTGTCATTGCCCTACTCAATTTGGAGCTATTCCTAATTCTCAAGTATGTCCAGTCTGCTTGGGACTTCCTGGAGCATTACCAGTCTTAAATGAAAAAGTGTTAATTTATGCTTTAAAAGCTGCCTTAGCTTTAAACTGTAAAATTCCAGAAATAAGCAGGTTTAGCCGAAAGAATTATTTCTATCCTGACTTGCCTAAAGCTTATCAAATTTCTCAATATGACCAACCTTTAGCTAAAGATGGCTATCTTGAAGTCTTAGGAGAAAATAATCTTATTAAAAAAGTAGGTATTAATCGAATTCAGATAGAAGAAGATGCCGGTAAGCTTATTCATTCTGAAGAGGAAGAGAGTAGTTTGGTAGATTATAACCGTTGCGGGGTGCCTTTAATAGAGATTGTAAGTGAGCCTGAAATAAAGTCTATTCAAGAAACGTATGAATACTTATTAAACTTAAAAAATATATTGGAATATTTAGAAATATGTGATTGCAATATGGAAGAAGGTTCCCTACGATGTGATGCCAATGTTTCTATCCGACGTAAAGGTGAAAACAAATTTGGCACTAAGACAGAAATTAAGAATATGAATTCTTTTAAAGGAGTCCAAAAAGCTTTAGAATATGAAGTTAATAGACAAACAAGATTAATTAATGAGGGAAAAGAGGTATCTCAAGAAACCCGCCTTTGGGATGCAGATAAACAAATTACTCTACCTATGCGGAATAAGGAAGAATCAAGCGATTATCGTTATTTTCCAGAACCAGACTTATCTCCTCTTGTCATAAAAGGAGAATTAAAGAATAAAGTGTTAGTTGCTCTGCCTGAACTACCTCTTCCTCGCTACAGAAGATTTATAGAAGAATACAAAATTCCTGAATATGATGCTCATTTATTAGTAAGGGATAAAAAATTAGCTGATTATTATGAAGAAGGGGTAAAATTTTATCCTAAACCAAAAGTAGTAAGTAATTGGATCATCAGCGAACTATTAGGAATTTTAAGTAAAAAGAAAGAAACTTTAAGCCAAATCAAGATTACTCCTCTTCAATTAGCCGAGATGCTAAAATTAATCGATCAAGGGGTAATTTCTGGTAAGATCGCTAAGGATCTTTTAGTTTTGATGGATGAAAGCGGAAAAGACCCTGGTGTTATTGTAAAAGAAAGGGAATTAGAACAAATAAGGGACGAAGAGTTGATAGATAAAGTGTTAGAGAAAGTGATCAAAGAGAATTTCAAAGTTGTAGAAGAATTTAAAAAAGGGAAAGACAAGGTATTGGGATTTTTAGTGGGCCAAGTAATGAAAGAGACCAAAGGAAAAGCAAATCCTGAGATAGTTAACCAAATTTTATTAAAAAGACTAAGATCTTAA
- a CDS encoding PorV/PorQ family protein — MSYLKSSLVLIINLLSLFVFFDYSLAIHEKAGTMGANFLKIGMSAKATSMANSFTAIYGDINTLNYNPAGLSQIKNKQVYTMYNMWFQDIKHGYLALAIPLSFRDVMGLSFNYLKIDEIRKTNDTYPSGDLSLGTFNASDLAITLSNAFDINEHLSLGINLKVIKEKLANYKTSNLLSGDLGALIKLPFQDLTMGFCILNMGQKIKFEQEKDSLPLTYKIGISSKLFKKNLLVALEINKPTDNELNYRLGTEYTIAKTLALRAGYLSGPEEVRNNITYGLGLKLFKVALDYAFTPFDDLGDTHKISLTTSF; from the coding sequence ATGAGTTATCTTAAATCTTCTTTAGTCTTAATAATTAATCTTTTATCTCTTTTTGTCTTTTTTGATTATTCTTTAGCCATCCATGAGAAAGCTGGTACGATGGGAGCTAATTTTCTTAAGATTGGAATGTCAGCTAAGGCTACCTCTATGGCTAATTCCTTTACCGCTATTTATGGAGATATTAATACCCTTAATTATAATCCTGCTGGTCTATCTCAAATAAAGAATAAGCAAGTTTACACCATGTATAATATGTGGTTTCAAGATATTAAACATGGATATCTGGCTTTAGCTATTCCTTTAAGTTTTAGAGATGTAATGGGGCTAAGTTTTAATTACCTTAAAATAGATGAGATAAGAAAAACAAACGATACTTACCCTTCTGGAGACCTTTCCTTAGGTACTTTTAACGCCTCTGATCTGGCTATTACTTTATCTAACGCTTTTGACATCAATGAGCATCTTAGTTTAGGCATTAATCTTAAAGTAATTAAAGAAAAGCTAGCTAATTATAAGACCTCAAATCTATTAAGTGGAGACCTTGGCGCTTTAATTAAATTACCTTTCCAAGATTTAACGATGGGCTTCTGTATCTTAAATATGGGACAAAAGATTAAATTTGAACAAGAAAAAGACTCTCTTCCTTTAACTTATAAAATAGGCATCTCTTCTAAGTTATTTAAAAAGAATTTATTAGTAGCTCTTGAGATAAATAAGCCCACTGACAATGAATTAAACTATCGATTGGGAACAGAATATACAATTGCTAAAACATTGGCTTTAAGAGCAGGATACTTATCTGGTCCTGAGGAAGTAAGAAATAATATCACTTATGGTCTGGGCTTAAAACTCTTTAAGGTGGCTTTGGATTATGCTTTTACTCCTTTTGATGATTTAGGGGATACTCACAAGATTTCACTTACCACTTCATTCTAA